A genomic segment from Nodularia sphaerocarpa UHCC 0038 encodes:
- a CDS encoding sensor histidine kinase, whose translation MGQPQKSLRDEQQILALCSVLQSLREEDDVDVLISSTISYIQQEFDYSLIWIALYDRHQHTLLGKGGITPDQDKSFLHKRVLLNAGDILEQVVIEQGPLGVVDLRNETRAAAWQEFGTKNNIQGTIFWPIRHKNRFLGLLLLGSKRWGYLLTGDSKIRLTMILGVLGAVLYQKEIDLQQKQAKRPDQPLLKLLENIRVLNNLDQRLKAVVEATHKFVSPTRTNIYWFERQGRYFWCRMSNHLVNIGRDYGDKQPAPGMTVQELSELYYALSVNEIVWIGDARSSLQSHFTAQLLKRLRVRSLLAAPILWQKDLLGFLAVEDHEPRIWAEADKNFLQGAAGLISLVAPIDSMESTIKQIQDDTQLSSQVAQAIYHKHEFNDALHNCARKLLARLAATRFLLLKYDVDHNNYQIIYQSQPHNRRPLTLALDDLAQVDHSLLKYAKAAVEVEKLDEDLRFFNWRHPLIEHGVRSQLICNCSQGHAPTVLLLITHETHRSWSTLEKELLWVVSQQIGVIVQQLQLQIDNEQQQKVLHSIQQCLTAIEHSEQNPTTETSENHLERTVIAQIASVLDCPLVLMLSWSSGQTYAEIIESITDKRFQIAADAQVTINSEALIQWALGQNSYLNFSVDDLPPETRKWLHGPDIGHILIIALRTGAVYVPTGVVVIADHRQRQWSQLNLDAIQTLVTQLAWSRRQLQITQLLESNNQELQELNWYKHSRLEEIQRTTALLLEQIHDLGIPSNDLTRTRYQLLLQQLDQTTASMTGLLKLEKWQLHHNTETMPISTLLKRSLERVETLFEQHKLWVGVHGLGKSSAEYQSVNSPSFLSGIQTSSYPSSMAIAGDIVKIELILHELLVFACHRSQSGGRIDIWCRRLDEELLELSITDHGIIEPQLLAELDHNTPKDFLALSLVDQPPGLHLRICQNIIQQLGGELHIYQLPDSRVVSRLILPLAAKNH comes from the coding sequence ATGGGGCAGCCACAAAAATCTTTACGCGACGAACAACAGATTCTGGCCTTGTGCAGCGTCCTCCAAAGCCTGAGAGAAGAAGATGATGTTGATGTTCTGATTTCAAGTACTATTTCTTATATTCAACAGGAGTTTGACTACAGTCTAATTTGGATTGCGCTTTACGATCGCCACCAGCACACATTATTGGGTAAAGGCGGGATTACACCTGATCAAGACAAGAGTTTTCTGCACAAACGGGTTTTGCTGAATGCGGGCGACATCTTAGAGCAAGTAGTGATTGAACAGGGACCTCTAGGTGTAGTAGATTTACGTAACGAAACCCGTGCCGCCGCCTGGCAAGAATTTGGCACAAAAAATAACATCCAGGGAACGATTTTTTGGCCTATTCGCCATAAGAACCGTTTTTTAGGTTTACTGTTACTCGGTTCAAAGCGTTGGGGTTACTTACTGACAGGAGACTCAAAGATCCGATTAACAATGATTTTAGGGGTACTAGGGGCGGTCCTCTATCAAAAAGAGATAGATTTGCAGCAAAAGCAAGCCAAACGCCCTGATCAACCATTATTAAAATTACTAGAAAATATCCGCGTTCTCAATAATCTCGATCAAAGGCTGAAAGCAGTGGTAGAGGCCACTCATAAATTTGTCTCTCCCACTCGGACAAATATTTATTGGTTTGAGCGACAAGGGCGTTACTTTTGGTGTCGGATGAGCAATCATCTGGTGAATATCGGTCGAGATTATGGTGATAAACAACCAGCACCAGGAATGACAGTGCAGGAGTTGAGCGAATTGTATTATGCTTTGTCAGTGAATGAAATTGTCTGGATTGGTGATGCACGTAGTTCTCTGCAAAGCCATTTTACAGCCCAATTGTTAAAACGCTTGCGGGTGCGATCGCTCTTAGCAGCTCCGATATTATGGCAAAAGGATCTACTAGGATTTCTGGCGGTGGAAGATCATGAACCGCGAATTTGGGCAGAAGCGGATAAAAATTTTCTCCAAGGTGCGGCGGGGCTAATCTCTTTAGTTGCTCCCATAGACAGTATGGAAAGCACCATCAAACAAATTCAAGATGATACTCAGCTGAGTAGCCAAGTTGCTCAAGCTATTTATCACAAGCATGAATTTAACGATGCTCTCCACAACTGTGCGAGAAAACTTTTGGCTCGACTAGCTGCTACCCGCTTTTTACTCTTAAAATACGACGTTGACCACAATAATTATCAAATTATCTACCAAAGCCAACCTCATAATCGCCGACCTTTAACATTGGCTCTCGATGATCTCGCACAAGTGGATCATTCTTTATTAAAGTATGCTAAAGCTGCTGTAGAGGTGGAGAAGTTAGATGAAGATTTGCGGTTTTTTAATTGGCGACATCCCCTGATAGAACATGGTGTGCGATCGCAGTTAATTTGTAATTGTAGTCAAGGTCATGCACCAACAGTGCTGCTGCTGATCACTCACGAAACTCATCGCAGTTGGTCAACTTTGGAAAAGGAACTGCTGTGGGTCGTTAGTCAACAAATTGGTGTGATTGTCCAGCAATTGCAACTGCAAATTGATAATGAGCAGCAACAAAAGGTATTACACAGCATTCAGCAATGCCTCACAGCCATTGAACACAGCGAACAAAATCCCACCACCGAAACCAGCGAAAACCATCTAGAACGTACTGTAATAGCACAAATAGCATCTGTTCTCGACTGTCCCTTGGTACTGATGTTATCTTGGTCATCTGGTCAGACTTATGCCGAAATTATCGAGTCAATTACTGATAAGAGATTTCAAATTGCGGCGGATGCACAAGTAACGATTAACTCTGAAGCTCTGATCCAGTGGGCGCTTGGCCAAAATAGTTACCTGAATTTCAGCGTGGATGATTTACCACCGGAAACCAGAAAATGGTTGCATGGTCCAGACATTGGTCACATTTTAATCATCGCATTACGCACTGGTGCTGTTTATGTACCCACAGGGGTGGTAGTGATCGCAGACCATCGTCAACGTCAATGGTCACAGCTAAATCTGGATGCTATACAAACGCTAGTGACTCAATTAGCTTGGTCGCGTCGTCAACTGCAAATTACCCAACTGTTAGAGTCTAATAACCAGGAATTACAAGAACTCAATTGGTATAAACATAGTCGTCTGGAGGAAATTCAAAGAACAACAGCGCTGTTACTCGAACAAATACATGATTTGGGTATTCCTAGTAATGATCTGACTCGGACACGTTACCAGTTACTGTTGCAGCAGTTAGACCAGACCACAGCCTCTATGACTGGGTTACTCAAGCTGGAAAAATGGCAGTTACATCATAATACTGAGACTATGCCTATTTCCACTTTACTCAAGCGATCGCTCGAACGAGTCGAAACTTTATTTGAGCAACACAAGTTATGGGTGGGTGTGCATGGTTTGGGAAAATCGAGTGCAGAATACCAATCAGTCAATAGTCCTTCATTCCTCTCAGGGATTCAGACCTCAAGTTATCCTTCTTCAATGGCGATCGCTGGTGATATTGTCAAAATTGAATTAATCCTGCACGAATTATTAGTTTTTGCCTGTCACCGTTCTCAAAGCGGAGGCAGAATTGATATCTGGTGTCGCCGTTTAGATGAGGAATTATTAGAGTTATCAATTACAGATCATGGCATCATTGAACCACAGCTACTAGCAGAGTTAGATCATAATACACCCAAGGATTTTCTGGCACTTTCTTTGGTGGACCAACCTCCAGGCTTACATCTGCGAATCTGCCAAAACATCATCCAGCAACTAGGAGGAGAATTGCATATCTATCAATTACCAGATAGCCGGGTAGTCAGCCGTTTAATATTGCCATTAGCTGCCAAAAATCATTAG
- a CDS encoding ABC transporter permease, producing the protein MSRSKALQYYIASRLVLAPLQLLTIITIVFLLLRATPGDPADAILGGRAPEAAKEELRQQLGLNLPLWLQYLNYLGNLLRFDLGTSLTSRGQSVWDIIGQYFPATVELAVTSMAVALIVGIIAGTLSASRPGTYFDIGGRLFGIITYALPMFWAGMLLQLIFSVQLGWFPSSNRFPPNLPAPTTMTGLYTIDSLLTGNFSQFFISLHHLALPSLTLGILLSGIFERIVRVNLKETLKADYVEAARARGIAENKILVSHALKNALIPVITVLGLTFASLLGGAILTEVTFSWPGLANRLYQAISDRDYPTVQGVLVFFGAIVVTASILIDILNAYVDPRIRY; encoded by the coding sequence ATGTCTCGATCTAAAGCTTTACAATATTACATTGCTTCTCGGTTAGTTCTGGCTCCACTGCAATTGTTGACTATTATTACCATTGTATTTTTATTACTAAGAGCCACACCAGGAGATCCCGCAGATGCGATTCTGGGGGGACGTGCGCCAGAAGCAGCGAAGGAGGAGTTACGCCAACAATTAGGTTTAAATCTTCCCCTGTGGTTACAGTATTTGAATTATCTGGGAAATTTACTGCGCTTTGATTTGGGGACTTCTTTAACAAGTCGGGGACAGTCTGTTTGGGACATCATTGGCCAGTATTTTCCCGCCACAGTGGAGTTAGCAGTAACAAGTATGGCGGTAGCGCTGATTGTTGGTATTATCGCGGGTACTCTTTCGGCTTCTCGTCCCGGTACTTATTTTGATATTGGGGGGCGATTATTTGGTATTATTACTTACGCACTTCCAATGTTTTGGGCTGGAATGCTTTTACAGTTAATTTTCTCTGTGCAATTGGGTTGGTTTCCTAGTTCTAATCGTTTTCCGCCTAACCTTCCGGCTCCTACTACGATGACTGGACTATATACCATTGATAGCTTACTGACGGGAAATTTCAGTCAGTTTTTTATATCTTTGCACCATTTAGCCCTGCCTAGTCTGACTCTAGGAATTTTGCTCAGTGGGATTTTTGAGCGAATTGTGCGCGTAAATTTAAAGGAAACTCTCAAAGCAGATTACGTAGAAGCCGCTAGAGCCAGAGGAATTGCTGAAAATAAAATTTTAGTCTCCCATGCTTTGAAAAATGCCCTAATTCCAGTAATTACAGTCTTAGGTTTAACTTTTGCATCTCTGCTGGGTGGGGCGATTTTAACTGAAGTCACATTTTCTTGGCCTGGTTTAGCAAATCGCCTATATCAAGCCATTTCTGATCGTGATTATCCCACTGTACAAGGAGTATTAGTATTTTTTGGGGCGATCGTTGTCACCGCCAGCATTTTAATTGATATACTCAATGCTTATGTAGATCCACGTATTCGCTATTAA
- a CDS encoding quinone-dependent dihydroorotate dehydrogenase, with protein sequence MDIYQVAIRPLLFNLVKADPEWLHQQTIRSLSWLSQTSNPSAHWVNQRLQQSLCLKDPRLEQNLFGLKFPNPLGLAAGFDKDGVAANIWSSLGFGFAELGTVTFVAQPGNPRPRLFRLPLDQAALNRMGFNNSGAAAMATRLAQDQPELGWTIPIGINLGKSKVTPLEAAGEDYLNSFRLLKELGDYFVVNVSSPNTPGLRSLQDASMLSAILDLLQQENNAQKPIFVKIAPDLEWEAIADIIALAKTYQLAGIIATNTTISRDRLKTQIINQTGKSPQEEAGGISGAPVRQRSTEVIRFIWQQTQGEIPIIGVGGIFTPEDAWEKITAGASLIQLYTGWIYQGPMMVRRILEGLLLQLEKNQLHSITEAVGIQSKIKN encoded by the coding sequence ATGGATATTTATCAAGTTGCAATTCGTCCACTATTATTCAATCTGGTTAAAGCCGATCCAGAGTGGTTACATCAGCAGACTATTCGGAGTTTAAGCTGGCTCTCACAAACCAGCAACCCTTCTGCTCATTGGGTAAATCAACGTCTACAGCAGTCCTTGTGTCTCAAAGATCCACGCCTTGAGCAAAATTTGTTTGGGCTAAAATTCCCCAACCCTTTAGGGTTAGCCGCCGGTTTTGATAAAGATGGAGTTGCTGCCAACATTTGGTCTAGTCTGGGTTTTGGCTTTGCCGAACTAGGAACTGTCACCTTTGTAGCACAACCAGGAAACCCCCGCCCCCGGTTATTTCGTTTGCCATTGGATCAAGCTGCTCTCAATCGCATGGGTTTTAATAATAGCGGAGCCGCCGCAATGGCAACAAGGTTAGCACAAGATCAGCCAGAGTTAGGCTGGACGATTCCCATAGGTATAAACTTGGGTAAATCTAAGGTTACACCATTGGAGGCAGCTGGAGAAGATTATCTTAACAGTTTTCGCTTACTTAAAGAGTTGGGTGACTATTTTGTAGTGAATGTCTCTTCTCCCAATACTCCGGGGTTGCGATCGCTCCAAGATGCTTCTATGCTCAGTGCTATCTTGGATTTATTACAGCAGGAAAACAATGCACAAAAGCCAATATTTGTCAAGATTGCGCCGGATTTAGAATGGGAGGCGATCGCTGACATTATTGCTTTAGCCAAAACTTACCAACTAGCCGGAATTATTGCCACCAACACCACCATCAGCCGTGATCGATTGAAAACTCAAATAATTAACCAAACAGGCAAATCACCCCAGGAGGAAGCCGGCGGAATTAGCGGTGCGCCAGTACGCCAGCGCTCCACTGAGGTAATTCGGTTTATTTGGCAGCAAACCCAAGGAGAAATCCCCATCATCGGCGTTGGTGGCATATTTACCCCAGAAGACGCTTGGGAAAAAATCACGGCTGGTGCAAGTTTAATTCAACTATATACAGGCTGGATTTACCAAGGGCCGATGATGGTACGCCGGATTCTCGAAGGTTTGCTGTTACAACTGGAAAAAAACCAGTTACATTCCATCACCGAAGCCGTAGGTATACAATCAAAAATTAAAAATTAG
- the egtD gene encoding L-histidine N(alpha)-methyltransferase: MSISKAASSNVASPKSIEERLQIQRLVPGTEVVKSNAGTDVIQGLSQTSKTLPTHYFYDDRGSELFEQICELPEYYLTRTETSILQEYAGEIARITGPCELVELGSGSSTKTRIILDAYQQLGYPMLYVPIDVSAGILESSARQLLADYPSLKVHALAGTYELALAKILPSELPSRIIGFIGSSLGNLKPQECEIFLSQITNALQVGEYFLLGIDLQKPKHILEPAYDDSQGVTAAFNLNMLEHLNRRFEGNFDTTQFEHWSFYNETEHQIESYLRSLRSQSVELGALNLTVNFAPGETIHTEISRKFDLKIMQQQLTARGLVPLNVWTDPNQWFGLLLCQRQV; the protein is encoded by the coding sequence ATGTCAATATCTAAAGCTGCTAGCAGCAATGTTGCTTCCCCAAAAAGCATTGAAGAGCGCTTGCAGATCCAACGTTTGGTTCCAGGAACGGAAGTAGTTAAATCTAATGCTGGAACTGATGTGATTCAGGGATTATCTCAAACATCTAAAACACTTCCCACTCACTACTTTTATGATGATCGTGGCTCTGAGCTATTTGAGCAAATCTGTGAATTACCAGAATATTACCTGACACGCACGGAAACATCGATTTTACAGGAGTATGCTGGTGAAATTGCCAGAATAACTGGCCCCTGTGAATTGGTAGAACTTGGCAGTGGTAGCTCTACTAAAACTAGAATTATACTAGATGCCTATCAGCAGCTAGGCTACCCGATGCTATATGTACCCATTGATGTGAGTGCGGGGATATTAGAAAGTAGTGCTAGGCAGTTATTGGCAGATTATCCTTCTTTAAAAGTTCATGCACTTGCGGGAACTTATGAGTTAGCCTTGGCAAAAATCTTGCCATCAGAATTACCGAGTCGGATAATTGGTTTTATTGGCAGTAGTTTGGGTAATCTCAAGCCTCAAGAGTGTGAGATTTTTCTGTCTCAAATTACCAATGCTCTGCAAGTGGGTGAGTATTTCTTGTTGGGGATAGATTTACAAAAGCCAAAACATATCTTGGAACCTGCTTATGATGATAGCCAAGGGGTGACGGCGGCGTTTAACTTGAATATGTTGGAGCATTTAAATCGGCGATTTGAGGGTAATTTTGACACGACGCAGTTTGAACACTGGTCGTTTTATAACGAAACTGAACATCAAATTGAGTCGTATTTACGCAGTTTGCGATCGCAATCTGTAGAGTTAGGCGCTCTCAATCTGACTGTTAATTTTGCTCCAGGGGAAACTATCCATACGGAAATTTCTCGCAAATTTGATCTCAAGATTATGCAACAGCAACTGACTGCACGGGGTTTAGTACCTTTGAATGTGTGGACTGATCCTAATCAGTGGTTTGGTTTGTTGCTTTGTCAAAGGCAAGTATAA
- the egtC gene encoding ergothioneine biosynthesis protein EgtC produces the protein MCRLLAYLGAPVTLEDILYKPEHSLIVQSYQPREMTSGVVNADGFGVGWYHSQKNTEPFTYRNTQPIWNDLNLPHLSRYVESKCVLAYVRSATPGQALDFANCQPFNYQQQLFIHNGYIENFRNTLHRDIRSKLTPDFYAKINGSTDSEHIFALLLSLSQINQDQPPEDALRDTLLTLLEMAKGYEVKVSANIVFSDGNRLIASRFSTNAPAPSLYCLKNHQNFPKSVIIASEPLFTGNWTACPENSIISVGEDCDIQIKPI, from the coding sequence ATGTGCCGTTTACTTGCCTACCTGGGTGCGCCTGTAACCTTAGAAGATATTCTGTATAAACCTGAACATTCTTTGATAGTTCAGAGTTACCAACCCCGTGAAATGACTTCTGGAGTTGTGAATGCAGATGGCTTTGGCGTAGGTTGGTATCATAGTCAAAAAAATACAGAGCCATTTACGTACCGAAATACCCAACCTATTTGGAATGATTTAAATCTGCCTCATCTTAGCCGTTATGTGGAATCCAAGTGTGTGCTTGCTTATGTTCGCAGTGCTACACCTGGACAAGCTTTAGATTTTGCTAATTGTCAGCCGTTTAACTATCAACAACAGCTATTTATTCACAATGGATACATCGAGAATTTTCGCAACACATTACACAGAGACATCCGCAGTAAATTAACTCCTGATTTTTACGCAAAAATTAATGGTAGTACTGATTCGGAACATATCTTTGCGCTGCTACTGTCTTTGAGCCAAATCAATCAAGATCAACCTCCAGAAGATGCTTTACGCGATACATTACTAACTTTATTAGAAATGGCAAAAGGCTATGAAGTCAAAGTTTCCGCCAATATCGTCTTCAGTGATGGAAATCGCCTAATTGCTTCGCGTTTTTCTACCAATGCGCCTGCTCCGTCGCTATATTGTCTAAAAAATCATCAAAATTTTCCTAAATCTGTAATTATTGCGTCTGAACCGTTATTTACTGGTAATTGGACTGCTTGTCCAGAAAATAGCATTATCAGTGTGGGAGAAGACTGTGATATCCAGATTAAACCAATCTAG
- a CDS encoding ABC transporter substrate-binding protein — MSWFSLSARRWRGIPQFLSLFCLCVLLVVSCAPRQQTTTLSPSTGDGRITVGTTLKPRTLDPADTYELASLSLVLNMSDRLYTYEPGSTEIKPQLATALPQVSADGLTYTIPLRQGVVFHDETPFNAKAMEFSIQRFIENKGKPSFLLSDTVASVKATDEYELTIGLKKPFAAFPALLAFSGACAVSPTAYEIGAGKFQPNTFVGTGPYKLAQYGTDSLRLDVFDKYWGEKPANQGVNVQIQTSPVNLFNAFRTGTVDVAYLSLQPDQIRSLEAGAKKGDWQTITAEGSVVSYMVLNQNQKPLDQPEVRAAIAAMIDRQLINERVLLGQADPLYSMIPTTFNVSQPLFKEKYGDANFAQAKELLTKAGFSKENPAKVQIWYPSSSANRSLAAQTLKSLAEQKMEGVLQLEISNVESATFFKDISRGIYPAALVDWYPDFLDPDNYVQPFLSCEKGSNAQGCEDGSSKNQGSFYYNETINKLIAQQRQEQNPAARQEIFTAIQTQVVNDVPYIPLWQTKDYIFAQNGVDNVQLDPTQNLIYKSIKKTVK; from the coding sequence ATGAGCTGGTTTTCCTTGAGTGCAAGACGATGGCGTGGAATTCCCCAATTTTTATCATTGTTTTGTCTGTGTGTACTTTTAGTTGTGAGTTGCGCTCCTCGCCAGCAGACAACGACTTTATCACCTAGTACGGGTGATGGTAGAATTACTGTCGGTACAACACTGAAACCGAGAACCCTCGATCCGGCTGATACCTACGAGTTGGCTTCTTTGAGTTTAGTGTTAAATATGAGCGATCGCCTGTACACTTATGAACCAGGTAGCACGGAAATTAAACCCCAATTGGCGACAGCATTACCCCAAGTCAGTGCTGATGGTTTAACTTACACCATCCCTTTGCGTCAGGGAGTGGTTTTCCACGATGAAACTCCCTTTAACGCCAAAGCAATGGAGTTTAGCATTCAGCGATTTATTGAAAATAAGGGTAAACCCTCTTTCCTATTATCAGACACAGTGGCTTCAGTCAAAGCCACAGATGAGTATGAATTAACAATCGGGTTAAAAAAACCATTTGCGGCGTTTCCCGCACTGTTAGCATTTTCTGGAGCCTGTGCGGTGTCGCCTACAGCTTACGAAATTGGGGCGGGTAAATTTCAGCCGAATACCTTTGTCGGGACTGGTCCTTATAAGTTAGCGCAGTATGGTACAGACTCACTGCGATTGGATGTATTTGACAAATATTGGGGAGAAAAACCAGCTAATCAGGGCGTTAACGTGCAGATTCAAACTAGCCCGGTGAATTTGTTTAATGCTTTCCGTACAGGTACAGTGGATGTGGCTTATCTCTCCTTACAACCTGATCAAATTCGCAGCTTAGAAGCAGGAGCGAAAAAAGGGGATTGGCAAACAATTACTGCTGAGGGTAGTGTTGTTAGTTATATGGTGTTGAACCAAAATCAGAAGCCTTTAGATCAGCCAGAAGTTCGAGCTGCGATCGCCGCCATGATTGACCGTCAACTGATCAACGAACGAGTTTTACTTGGTCAAGCTGATCCACTATATAGCATGATTCCCACCACTTTCAATGTTTCTCAGCCATTATTTAAAGAAAAATATGGTGATGCTAACTTTGCTCAAGCGAAAGAATTATTAACTAAAGCTGGCTTCTCCAAAGAAAACCCCGCAAAAGTGCAAATTTGGTATCCTTCTAGTTCAGCTAATCGCAGTTTAGCAGCACAAACCCTGAAATCTCTGGCTGAACAAAAAATGGAAGGAGTACTGCAACTAGAAATTAGTAATGTCGAAAGTGCTACCTTCTTTAAAGACATTTCCAGGGGTATATATCCCGCAGCTTTGGTTGATTGGTATCCAGACTTTTTAGATCCAGATAATTATGTCCAGCCATTCTTATCTTGTGAAAAAGGCTCGAATGCTCAAGGCTGCGAAGATGGAAGTAGTAAAAATCAGGGTTCATTTTACTATAACGAAACCATTAATAAACTCATTGCTCAACAACGCCAAGAGCAGAACCCCGCAGCGCGTCAGGAAATTTTTACAGCCATCCAAACGCAAGTAGTTAATGATGTCCCTTACATTCCTTTATGGCAAACCAAAGATTATATATTCGCTCAAAACGGTGTTGATAATGTGCAACTTGATCCGACGCAGAATTTAATTTATAAGTCTATCAAGAAAACAGTTAAGTAA
- a CDS encoding ergothioneine biosynthesis protein EgtB gives MISRLNQSSLKEALFCDLVECRLKTLKLFEDMDESTFCSQPHPEFSPVGWHLGHIAFTESLWLLEKRGGLPCSFPQYRKLFAADGLPKSQRVLLPHLQETLDYLETVRKQVLQRLEFVDIAKEEALWRFLIQHESQHCEIISFVLELMKWEQGKTEEVGEHISYTSPINNITEMIFIPAGEFEQGSDDIYALDNERPAHQVYLESYYIDRYPVTCGQYRLFMEAGGYQDSQWWSEAGWEWRLTQKVIKPLYWSGTQDWDNHPVCGVSWYEAEAYSRFVGKRLPTEAEWEKAASWDANAGCRRIYPWGDESPSSENCNCDRLIGHTTPVDSYPAGQSAYGLYDTLGNVWEWTGSWFDGYEGFQSYPYVGYSQVYFDNKHRVLKGGSWATRHWGLRASFRNWYDPSVYQIFAGFRCAASEVLTAE, from the coding sequence GTGATATCCAGATTAAACCAATCTAGTTTGAAAGAGGCTCTTTTTTGCGACTTGGTTGAATGTCGTCTGAAAACTTTGAAGCTGTTTGAGGATATGGATGAATCTACATTTTGTAGTCAGCCTCATCCTGAGTTTAGTCCGGTTGGTTGGCATTTAGGACATATTGCTTTTACTGAGTCTCTATGGTTACTAGAAAAGCGTGGGGGTTTACCTTGTTCTTTCCCCCAGTACCGCAAACTATTTGCGGCTGATGGTTTACCTAAATCACAACGTGTGCTGTTACCTCATCTACAGGAAACGCTTGATTATTTGGAGACGGTGAGAAAACAGGTTTTACAACGCTTAGAATTTGTTGATATTGCAAAAGAAGAAGCTCTTTGGCGCTTTTTGATTCAGCACGAAAGCCAACACTGCGAAATTATTAGCTTTGTGCTGGAGTTGATGAAGTGGGAACAGGGGAAGACGGAAGAGGTGGGAGAACATATTAGTTATACGTCTCCCATCAATAATATTACGGAGATGATTTTCATCCCGGCTGGTGAATTTGAACAGGGAAGTGATGATATCTATGCTCTGGATAATGAGCGCCCTGCACATCAGGTGTATTTAGAGAGTTATTATATTGACCGTTATCCGGTGACTTGTGGACAGTATCGGCTGTTTATGGAGGCTGGAGGCTACCAAGATTCTCAATGGTGGTCGGAAGCGGGATGGGAATGGCGACTAACTCAGAAGGTGATTAAACCGCTTTACTGGTCTGGAACTCAAGATTGGGATAATCATCCGGTTTGTGGTGTGAGTTGGTATGAAGCCGAAGCATATTCGCGATTTGTGGGGAAGCGGCTACCTACGGAAGCTGAGTGGGAAAAAGCTGCTAGTTGGGATGCAAATGCTGGTTGTCGGCGCATCTATCCTTGGGGGGATGAATCTCCAAGTTCGGAAAATTGTAATTGCGATCGCCTCATTGGTCATACTACACCAGTAGATAGCTATCCAGCCGGACAAAGTGCTTATGGTTTATACGATACTCTCGGTAATGTCTGGGAGTGGACTGGTTCCTGGTTTGATGGTTACGAGGGTTTCCAGAGTTACCCTTACGTCGGTTATTCTCAAGTTTATTTTGACAACAAGCACCGGGTTTTAAAAGGCGGGAGTTGGGCGACACGTCATTGGGGACTGCGTGCTAGTTTTCGCAATTGGTATGATCCGAGCGTGTACCAAATTTTCGCCGGCTTTCGCTGTGCTGCTAGTGAAGTGTTGACTGCTGAGTAA
- a CDS encoding DUF2256 domain-containing protein, producing MGRVRSKSDLPAKICPVCQRPFTWRKKWQDCWDEVKYCSERCRRRRSETKN from the coding sequence ATGGGACGAGTTCGTTCTAAGTCAGACCTACCTGCCAAAATTTGTCCAGTGTGTCAACGTCCGTTCACTTGGCGGAAGAAATGGCAAGATTGCTGGGACGAGGTGAAATACTGCTCAGAACGTTGTCGTCGTCGCCGTTCTGAGACTAAAAATTAA